Below is a window of Solanum stenotomum isolate F172 chromosome 7, ASM1918654v1, whole genome shotgun sequence DNA.
GGTTTTGGGATCTCTTTTCATTAATTTGTCTcagaaattattataaaaagtcCTATATAAACAAGGAATTTGCTCCTTGGTAAAACCCACTTCTGGAGTCCATTTATGAATCCAAGAAATCAAAAATTCAATGAAGAaatatatttgttcaatttttttgatgtaAGAGATATGATCTGTGTGATATTAAGCGTTAAGATCGGGTGAAACTTTAAcccattctttgtataacttAAGAAATGGATCTGGTAGAATTTTAATCGTTGGATTGTGGTACGACCACCAGTTTAAAAACCAATTAGGGATTGGTTCTGCGAATATCTTCGCACAATTTTTTATAAACCATGTGTGCTTATGTTTCTCATTATTATAGATGAGGACTTTGTCAAAAGCACAAATATAATCCCAGTATGTAAAACTCATAGAGACTTTATTCAGGCTGATCTGCCTTTCCTTCATCGTGGagataccccaatcttcaacaGCTATAATCTGTTTGATTATCATTTTAGAGACGTTATAACATTCTCACTAgtgttataacttgaaaaatgCTGAAATTTAGCACTATCGGTGTTTATTAGAATTGTCTCATAATAAGATCGGGTCTTATATGACTCACCCGGAAAATATAATCGGTTTACCAAATATCGCTAGAATATCTTCTAGGGTTCTTCTTTTCGCTGAATATCagaattttcaaaagaaatatcatttcttttttggatattttttcaTATGATTTAATATCATCAACATCTTATTTTTCTATGGATGCAAAGGTATCACTTTGCTTTTGAGATAGATACGCCTATAATTGTGCGTATAATGGATTATTTTCTGGAATATCTTTCAGATGTATAGAAGAAGCCTCCTTTTGAGAGGTTTTTAAATTCACCAAGCTCATCCCTCCTCTTTGTATAATTGGGGAGCTAGATGAGGAGGATCCGTACGACGATCCTGATGATCCCggggatgatcttccccttcctcTGGTATAACTGCCTTTTCCTCTGACTTTGGTTACCCAAGGAGGGTCCATCTTACAAAcaaaacatttcattttattcGAATACCTCATAATATGAATCATAGTAATTACGATAATAATCTTCAAAATTGATTATCTCTTCGATATTATGAATAGAGAAGATGTCTATCACCATATGATCTATGATTTTCCACAGGATAATTTCTTGTACGTCTCGGTTGAAAGGAACCACCTTTAAGATAGTAACTAAAGTTTTATCAGTAAAGAAAGGAGACATAAAACTCATTGTGAAGATAGGTATTCTCTAGATAAGAAATTTGGAAGACAGTGATCACTCCCCTTTTTATAACggatttcaaaatcaaaaggcATGCCATCtagcaaaaattaattttgatgcatcatgtttaaaatctttatcaaacatatatttcacagattgtgcatcggtttttattaaaaacttttgattatataaatcatcttgaaattttaatacgCATTTGACGATGGTCAGCATTTCATAAGCCACCGTAGCATATTTCTTctgagcatcgctccattttcTGGAATGAAATCGaattaaatattcatttttgtcatGGGGATTGATTTATGTTAATATTCCACCATAACCAATGTTAGACGCATCTGTCTCAATAATCTTCTGCCATGCTGGGTTAGCAAGGGTTAGACAAGGCAAAGATTGAACACGAAGTTTAATATTCTTTACCAAATTGGTGTGACTATCAGTCCATGGTGATTTATGATCATTTTTTAGCCTATCATATAAGGGGGCCAAATCATgagataaatttttataaaagggGGATATATAATTCAGACTTCCCAAAAATCGTTGCAATTGAGTTCGATCTGTAATAATATCAAGGAACTTTGAAGCAAACTCAATCGATCGTTGAATTGGGGTAATCTTCCCCTGACAAATAAGATGTCCTAAAAATCTTATATTAGTTTGAAATAAACTCATCTTTGGTTTACAAATCACCAAACCATTGTGTATaaaaattttcttgaaaatgtccAAATGTTtgatatgcatttcaagagtctttgagtaaaccaatatatcatcaatatgaacaatgatgaaatccaaatatgggttgaaaatatcattcataattttctgaaattcagaaggagtgtttttcaaaccaaatggcataacattTCATTCGTATTGTCCAAATGGAACATTAAAAGTTGTTCTATAAGAatgttctttaaatatttgaagcTGCCAATatcctgattttaaatcaaattttgaaaatatattggcgtcatataatcttgataataaatcttttttatttggaataggatacctaatccacttcaaatatttgttcaaaGGTTTGTAATTTATAACCAACATGGGGATGCCTCGTTCCTTTTCAGCAGTATTGTTAACATAAAATGCAGTACAAGACCAAGGTGAttttgaaggttttatcaaGCCCTTTTGTaacaaattatcaatttcttttttgcagaattcaacTAATTCAGAATTCATCTGACAAGGACGGAATTTAGTAGGAATATCATCCTCGGAGAAATTGTCATTATATGGAAGAGTGACAATATGTTTTTTCTGATTCCAAAAAGCAATAGGATGatcaacacaaatatcaatggcaaTTTATTcagaaatcaatttaatttttacttgtattttggtggatttcaaagtatcaaatatattcatactaaacaATTCAAGTTGTAGAGAATCAACATGTTTTTGCTTCATATCAATTAAAGCATTAATATCACGAGAAATATGGtcagtgataaaagtataactaatattttGGTTTTCATAAGTTGCAGAAAATCCTTTAACAATTATACTAGTAAATGGATAAATAGAATTTATAAAAGGTGTTCCAAGTATAATtggagggtataactgatttttaaccaagaaaaagaaatgtggAATGCAAACTTTGTTTTGGCAAATGCGCGTATTAggcaatttatactttatatctaaagcatgtccCGAAGCAGATTTAACCATATAAGTAGTTTATTCAAAATACTTAGTAGGTACAAGACCTTCTTGGATACAGCTAATATCGGctccactatcaatcatagcaacATTAGCTATGGAAAATTGATTATCAATCAATATGGTGCATTTAACATATCATTTATGAGCaataacaatttgcatcattcttAAAAACACACCTTGTCTAGGATCAAGATTAAAAGGTTTGCAAGAGTATTATCTTCAGCaatatttttccctttgttATTAACAGTTTCGAACTATGATCACATATCATTTGATTCTGTTTAATAGATTTAATCtcttttttcaagttttcaatttcatcttttaagTCATCAAAAGATGAATCTCTCGTGGAAATAGTTTGTTTATGAAGTCTGTTGTTAATTTCAGACAAAAAGTAAGGAGCACAATATTCATTTGCAATATCATTCTTTTGTTTTCAGAGTTTTTTGAAGAACTAGCAGTATTATTAACAGctaattgaataattttttcacGAAGGTTATTATCAgtaacttcttttagaagtttTATCACATTATTAGAAGTAGTAGTGTTTAGattcaaatcttcaaattgAGATTACAGTTTATAAAATAACTCATCATTTTCACATAACCAAGTATCACCATTGCAAGTATCGCAAGCATCAATATTATCACGCTGATTATTATCAGATGATTCAGGCAACTCAATTTGTTCTTCTGAACTTGAATCAGAATCATAATCGGACTCAGAACCAGAAGTATATAAAAAACTATAAACCTTGTCATGAACTTCTTCATCAAGCTCTAAGGCTTTTAGCTTTTCAAGCTTGCAATTGGGTGCTATATGCCCAAAATTTCCACACTTATAACATTTAATCTTGGCGAGTTCCCGCTTAGATCTATTCTTGGTAAATCTATTAGACTTACGATAAGCTTTTATCTCGTCCCGTTCTTCCTTAGATCTATGTCTATGTTTAGACCCTCTTTTCCTATAAGGTTTGTCGGGATTGGAGCCTCTAGAATCTCTATATTTGGTTTTCTTGCTATCAACCGAAGTACCAGATAAACCAAACTGGGTGCAAAAGTCTCCTAGCTGAGATcattccctaagcttatctatCTTAACTTGTCTAGATAACTTTAAttcattgcacaaatttatcccttcttgagtgcaaacacctaTCAGTCGACCATAAGTATAATCCTagtagggaatttcaccatGATCATTTCTAAGCAATCTTTTAACCCTTATTACAAATAATGGGGGAAGACCATCTATGAACTTTGTTTTCCAATGCTCATATTTGTTTTCGGGTAGCTCCATCACCCTACTCATATAAAGTAGGTTCTACATCGTAGATCGTTTAACAGGGAACGAATAGTCTCAaattgattggtaaatctaccattaaaatgtttttaaatgGTTAAGACTAAGGTATAAACAATGTCTTCTCTATCCATACCTAAGTTATCAACATCATCACTACTAGCAGTAACATTAATCACAACAGCCTTTTGCTCAAGGgtcatataattatcccaccaacctcGAAGTTGGCCAGTAAAACCTGCAATTATCATTTTACAAATATTTCTATCTGTGTTTTTAACATTTTTACAGATAGCTACATACATAAGCATTCTATGAACAAGAATAGTAACTTGTCTATCAGTCAGACCATCGAGgttccattcataaatctcaGAACCGCTATAAGAGGTATTAGTCTAATTCTAGTCTCGTTCCTCTATAAGCACATCTTGAGGAGTGTGTTTGGTATAGTAATAAGTTTGCATGCTAGGCTTATGGCAAACTTagtattaccactattcttTTTGGGATAACCCTGAAGTTTATTAAATTCTAAAGAAACATGATTTTAAAATCAAAGGTATTTTCCATTTCATCTGCAAACCTTTCAGACAAGTCCATAGGTTTTGCACTAAATtcagaaaactttttatcaattagatcttcaaaatcataaattgatttgaatttaaattctgAAATCTCAGGAGGCCTCTGCACAGGAGTAGCCATAGTCTGTGCTTCCGTATTAGTTTTTGAGGTAGAAGCTTTATTAAAAGTCTttacatcattttaaatttgaattaccAAAGCAGTTAATTCATCCAATTTCTTATCAAGAGAACCAATATGTTCACccaaaaatttaacataaagtcccaaataattattttgagaagtcaaattattaatttcgttGATGCTGACTGCCGCAACATCCTCttcaacaattttttgaaaGGGAGTAAAAGTTATATCAGTATTATTACGTGAAATAAATGATGATTGAGGCGGGTAAACAACCTTGATAATATTAACAGTTCCATCTTTATAAGATCGTTCAAGAATGTTGATGAATAAAAGTAAAtagtggttataaaccaaggtacaaaatacataatttgattatgtaaagcacaagtttcataaaactcttgagaaatattatttatatcatcgacactataagtgtcaaaaaaccaagttttaaactGATTACATTTATCACTTAAAAATTCATTCTGAATATACTTTAGTGCCAAAGAACCTGGGCTAAAATCTATTTGATGTACATTCATCATCAAGTATTATTAAGATCAAAATCCATTTTGGACTAAGAAGGAATATCATTATCAGAAATATCAGAAGCAATATAATATGCATGAACAATATTAAGACaagtattaatttttattttattaacaaaTCTATCATTTTGATCTGCAGATATAACCGATGAGAGAGTATGCAAAGAGGCAGCACGGTTACGAGCCGGGCCATATGCAGATCAATGGGGGAAATATGATGCATAGCAGGCAATCTTCTAGCAGACGAAAATGAAGGTCTACTAAAAGGGATATCATTAAACTGCATACAAATCCTTCCGTCAGAATTTTGAGTGATATGAGAATACTCAGAATTAGTGATTGCATCCGCTATCTAGTTTGGAGGAATAACTTCAAAGTCCAAGTAGTTGGAAAATgaatttctttccattttatAGGTCGCctagtagtgaccttagatctagaaaaattagtttctactaaaatagttttagcagatgtatcatataacttacatcttGGGTTTAAcgtagaaaataatttgaaatagatTATATAAGATAAGCAAATTAATTCAGATTCAGGTGCATAATTATAACCATGCATTTTAACATTTAAAGTTAAAGCATCAAGAATATTAGCATCAGTTAATGATAACTGTAAATTAGGTTGAGTATTAAAGTAGACTGGACCATAAGCCACGGTAGATTCAATCGAACCCATCAAAGATtgtctaaaatttaaatttctagcaTCACGTAAAGCAGCTAAAAATGTCTCAGGTAACCCTTTAAGGGTGAAAGGATTAAAAGCAATTTGAATCATACCAATATGCAAGAAATTATACTGAAGCTTATATAAGTCAATATCTCGTTTATTCAACAAACGAATAGTCTGTTTTGACGAATTCAACGCTAAAGATTGTTCAGTCGTTTTAATCAATTGCTTATTAGAGattttatcaaaccaaccataatcataaatggttttaatattaatttttggaatagtccatttgtttaacaaatcaaggttttgagcTATATCTACCTCTTCCAATCTAGTACTCGTTTCTCCAAGATCCATGAAGACAAAGAACATATCTATGTCGTATACTTTACGTCAATCTAATATGTACCATGAAAGTTCCTAGGTTTTGATACAAATGAAATCAGGATCTCATAAAAAGTTTTTTGAATTTAGTGCAAAGCCTATGGACTTGTCTGAAAGTTTTGCAGATGAAATGGAAAATacatttgattttaaaaatcatgtttCTTTAGAATTTAATAAACTTCAGGGTTATCCCAAAaagaatagtggtaatactAAGTTTGCTCATAAGCCTAGCATGCAAACTTATTACTATTCCAAACCCACTCCTCAAGATGTGCTTATAGAGGAACGAGACTAGAATCAGACTAATACCTCTTATAGCGGTTCtgagatttatgaatggaacCTCGATGGTCTAACTAATAGACAAGTTACTATTCTTGTTCATAGAATGCTTATGTATGCAACTATCTGTAAAAATGTTAAAAACATAGATAGAAATATTTGTAAAATGATAATTGCAGATTTTACTGGCCAACTTTGAAGTTGGTGGGATAACCATATGACCCTTGAGCAAAAGGCTGTTGTGATTAATGCTACTTCTAGTAGTGATGGTGTTGATAACTTAGGTATGGATAGAGAAGACGTTGTTTATACCTTTGTCTTAACCATTTTAGAACATTTTAATGGTTGATTTACCCTGTTAAACGGTCTACGATGTAGAACCTTGGGAGAATTCAGGTGGTATAAAAAAACCTATATGTTCGTACCCTGTTAAACAATCTACGATGTAGAACCTTAGGAGAATTCAGGTGGTATAAAGAAACCTATATGAGTAGGATGATGGAGCTACCCGAAAACAAATATGAGCATTGGAAAGCAAAGTTCATAGATGGCCTTCCCCCATTATTTGCAATAAGGGTTAAAACATTGCTTAGAAATGAGCATGGTGAAATTCTCTACCAGGATTATACTAATGGTCGACTGATAGGCGTTTGCACTCAGGAAGGGAAAAATTTGTGCAATGAATTAAAGTTACCTAGAAAGCTTAAAatagataagcttagggaaagATCTCAGCCAGGAGACGTTTGCACCCAATTTGGTTTACCCGGTATTTCGGCTGATAGCAAGAAAACCAAACATAGAGATTCTAGAGGCTCCAATCCCGACAAACCTTATAGGAAAAGAAGGTATAAACATAGACATAGATCTAAGGAAGAACAGGACGAGATAAAAGCTTATCGTAAGTCTAATAGACTTACCAAGAATAGGTCTAAGCGGGAACTCGCCAAGATTAAATGTTATAAGTGTGGAAATTTTGGGCTTATAGCACCCAATTGCAAGCTTGAAAAGCTGAAAGCCTTAGAGCTTGATGAAGAAGTTCATGATAAGgtttatagtttttttatatacttCTGGTTTTGAGTCCgattattattcttattcaggTTCAGAAGAAGAAATTGAGTTGCCTGAATCATCTGATAATAATCAGCGCGATAATATGAATGCTTGCAATACTTGCAATGGTGATACTTTCTTATGTGATACTTTGAAATCCACCAAagtacaagaaaaaattaaattgatttctgAACAAATTGATATTTGTGCGGATCATCCTAGTGCTTTCTGTAATCAGAAAAAGCATATTGTCACTCTTCCTAATGAAGACAATTTCTCTGAGGATGAAATTCCTACTAAATCCCGTCCTTGTCAGATGAATTCCAAATTAGTTGAATTatgtaaaaaagaaattgataatttgttACAAAAGGGCttgataaaaccttcaaaaTCACATTGGTCTTGTACTGCATTTTATGTTAACAATGCTACTGAAAAGGAACGAGGTGTCCCCAGGttggttataaattataaacctttgaacaaatatttgaagtGGATTAGGTACCCTATtccaaataaaaaagatttattatcaatatatgacgccaatatattttcaaaatttgattcaaaatcaGGATATTGAtagattcaaatatttaaagaacatTCTTATAGAACAACTTTTAATGTTCCATTTGGACAATACGAATGGAATGTTATTCCATTTGGTTTGAAAAACACTCATTctgaattttagaaaattatgaatgatattttcaacccatatttggatttcatcattgtttatattgatgatattttggtttactcaaagactcttgaaatgcatatcaAACATTTggacattttcaagaaaattgttatagagaaaatcatatacatgtgtccatttcatcatcatttcagtaattatataaccatccgactcataggacgtacattggacattccatttcctaagaattctataaatgggcattttatcaaacacatggtgggctactgttcatgtaaataaaatcatgtatttcaagagtactaagtccaaccaattccaaaatccatataaatcagcccaccaacaacatacatatatatatgtcaaccttcataatttgatcatggaagcatgaaaaccataaacatcacataataattcaatttcatgataatatgtgtgtagtagtaattccatacttcaagagttcataaataaccataaggacccataaacttgaagtagaaataaaggataaatggttggacttgtagaaaggaaggtttccacaatcaaactcacatacctcaactttggagaatccttgatgaagattggaatggagaattgaagcttgagattgagtcttgaatccggaattagagcttgagatgtttgaatttggttgaggatcttggtggaattttggagagggcttagagagtgtttttgaagttaaaaaaaatgactaagtatgggacatatcccctttttataaaaaacgtCCCCAACCCGCCTCaaaaaatagctcactggaaattgcaaatctgcacagacaagttttacgaaaatggtcataactccttcatcctaactcggaatgaggtgaaaccaagtgcgttggaaacctaactcaaagagctttaatttaataggttgtggcccttccagttctttgtgtgctaagagatatgcccctttaaagttgaccctccaaatcgcattttttgcgattttcgaattttgatacggttgctctaaaattcgggttagacccattccccactcaatttgaccccatgaataagaatatgaagtcgaatttccgaaatcatgcacatattttgagatatatggaaattacagttataggtgtttccgaagcacattttcgggcatatTTAGGGTCGTTTCAATCATATGGTGATAGGCATCTTCTCTATTCATAATatcgaagagatcatcaattttGACGATTATTAGCGTAATTACTATGACTTATACTATGAGGTATTCGAATAAAACGAAATGTTTTGTTTGTAGGATGGCCCCTCCTTAGGTAACCAAAGTCAGAGGAAAAGGCGGCTATACCAgaggaaggggaagatcatcccTGGGATCATCAGGATCGTCATACGGATCCTCCTCATCTAGCTCCCCAATTATACAAAGAGGAGGGACGAGCTTGGTGAATCTATTAGAATTGTCTCATAGTAAGATCGGGTCTTGTAAAAACCTCTCAAAATGAGGCTTCTTCTatacatctggaagatattcTAGAAAATAATCCATTATACGCACAATTATAGGCGTATCTATCTCAGAAgcaattatattatgttatattatattatattatattatattatattatattatattatattatatatcttCCCACTACCCCAATCCACCTTCACTCCCATATACCCACTCCCTCACCCCCACAACCCCGCATCACCCCACAACCTCACCACCACTCCCTCAAACCACCACTataatacatatacatacacatgcacatcacaaaaaaaaaatattttgcacACTCTTTTAAACTACAACACTATAGGAAACATAAGAAGAAGGTAGAAAAGAAAACGTACCAAAAAAACAACCAAAAGCAACtttctgaagaaaaaaagagaaaaaaatcagaaaaacacacacacagagaaaaagaaaaggaaatcagCAAAGAAAAAAGCAATACCAAAAAACAACACACatccacacaaaaaaaaagatttgtgaGCGTTCTAATCAAGCTTCGGTCAAGATTTTGCGGttcttatttcttcatttaaGGTTCAACTTTACCTTAtctctttcatttatttatggaatttgatgtaattttatgccaggttgtcttatttttttttattcataatttgattgaaatgaacAATTTGTTAGTTATTATATCTCTGTTTAATGAGTGAAGGTAGCTTTAACaatgattactttttattttatttatttatattcgcTAGTTATGACCtcttaaaattgaacaagtcaTGACATTGTTCTTATCTTGAtttagataataatgataaagtaggTATAGTTAGGctaaaataaagtaataaataatttttatttatttatttattttatcaaacaaaaaatgatatttatttttaacaattcgttattgttttgtttgatcaGAAAGTGTATACTTAATTTTGATGTTAACTTTAAgagttaataaaaataaaagagtataAAATAATCCAAAATTACATATTGTATCCTAGaagtttagatttattttattttatttaatattttcttataacatTAGATGGGGTTTAGGcatgttaaaaagaaaatgatttcaaataaGAATGTGGTTACCCATCTTTTTTGAAACACACAAAGGAAATTCAAGGATGTGGTGACACATCTTGgaaaaattattctaaaaaatattttattttattaaaatcaaGATATGAAACATAGAATATTAGGCAACACACTCGACAGAATAAAGCAGTTATGCTTCAAagctattaaatattaaaacaaaGAATGCGATTACGCTTTTAGGTtgagaccaaataaaagttcaacaataaaaatgtgAATAAGTCATGGCCtgaaaataatatatccaaaaatattttaagtcaagtataagtcaataaaagcgaccgtgctagaaccacgggactcgagggatgcctaataccttcccctcggtcaacaaaATTTCTTACTCgaatttctagttcgcagaccatataaagagtcatttccttttgattggggattaaacaaaaaggtgacttggaacaccataattCAATTCCAAGTGAcgactttgaaaaataaaatataatctgtaatcaataccgtcacttaaattgaaaaaaatcttCCACCGTGcgcaaaaaggggtgtgacatctCTAACGACTCTGCTGGAGAATAACAAGAATTCGAGCTTTGTTATATTGACTTTTACTAgattttattacttattttgGATGTATTGCGTATCATGGCCTAATGTGCTACTTGTTACTCATTTATTGCTTTTTATACTGTTGAACTATACTAAATTGTTTTCTCTCACATATACCTTGTGAGTCTTTAAATACACTTAACACACGTTCACAGGAATGCAATTATGCATCCTACTTTCCCTCGAGAAAAAGTTGGAGTGTCTTGACACCCAGTAAAAGATATTTAGTCACATATGTTAGGCGGAGTTGGACCAGCAATGAACTTGGAATAGCGCTGCTACTGATAAGTTGCCCCTCCCTGGCTCGAGTTCTCCATTCGGATAAGCCAGTCTAGACACCTATCTCCTTCAGGGTTAAACCTAGTGAAACTGAAACACAGATGTGGCTACTCCTAGTAGGCTCCACTTAGTTGCATTATTATTTGTAATTGACTTAGTGACTCAACATAGGATTGAATCTATCTAGGATGTGTATCCCTCTATTATTTGATTACTTAGATAGTTACATGTgttaattatcaaaaaatgcATTTATTTAGAAGGTCATTGATTTCCAATTGTAGGACGATTAGTGAAATGagaaaaatagtttaatttttaaattttgtataaagATAGGGAGATGACACCAAAAATATTTCTACTTTTACAAGTTATTATACAttttctaaaaatgaaataaaaagatttttcaCAACTTAACCAAAATTGTAAATATAATGCATTTGTCAAGTCATGcttcaatattttaaagtttttttaactATCCAAACTGAACGAACTATGCACACCTGATTCTCACCCTAATGAGATACGTACGCAACCCTATTTGGGTTTGGTGATCTTtactcaaaaatttcaaaaaaaaagacgttattccttattaaaaatgtcaaaaaaaatgaaaaaaataataattaatctttgttcaagaaaaaaaatgtttatttcttataacataaaaaaaaacaaatttgttAATGATTCCTGAACTATGTTTGACCTGGTTCTTGCTTTGtcaagatacgtaggcaaccttaTTTTGAGGTTCGGtccaaccaaaaaaaataaagaaagtccTCATAACAAAAATTGGggcaaaaaaagtgttttttattattattattcaaatttagaataaaaatgtttctcttattttaaaatctaaaaaaaaaaggagataaaTAAAATGTTTCTTTAAAAggattttttagaaaaataattaaaaaatattattgactTGGTTGGTACGAAAATATTTAAGAGTATgcataaagaaaaggaaaagtgtTAAACTATTTGGCAAGACAAACCAACTTTATTGTGAACTATCGACTTCTTTT
It encodes the following:
- the LOC125869745 gene encoding uncharacterized protein LOC125869745, which codes for MELPENKYEHWKAKFIDGLPPLFAIRVKTLLRNEHGEILYQDYTNGRLIGVCTQEGKNLCNELKLPRKLKIDKLRERSQPGDVCTQFGLPGISADSKKTKHRDSRGSNPDKPYRKRRYKHRHRSKEEQDEIKAYRKSNRLTKNRSKRELAKIKCYKCGNFGLIAPNCKLEKLKALELDEEVHDKVYSSEEEIELPESSDNNQRDNMNACNTCNGDTFLCDTLKSTKVQEKIKLISEQIDICADHPSAFCNQKKHIVTLPNEDNFSEDEIPTKSRPCQMNSKLVELCKKEIDNLLQKGLIKPSKSHWSCTAFYVNNATEKERGVPRMAPP